From Lolium perenne isolate Kyuss_39 chromosome 5, Kyuss_2.0, whole genome shotgun sequence, a single genomic window includes:
- the LOC127302484 gene encoding dehydration-responsive element-binding protein 1H, with protein sequence MDMSGSSSSSTSSHEHSAALMAQPPKRPAGRTKFKETRHPVYRGVRRRGSAGRWVCEVRVPGGKRGERLWLGTHATAEAAARAHDAGMLALLGGRSVSASAARLNFADSAWLLAVPSALADLAAVRRAALAAVADLQRREATSCVATVPIYEADASSSSASSSADDAGSSSATSLCSELDGLFEVPAAAPLGMGNDMFDFEFGMSGEIMDLGSYYADLAEGMLLEPPQPEFTEVCWDGGADYAALWSYN encoded by the coding sequence ATGGACATGAGCGGctcatcttcctcttcaacgTCGTCGCACGAGCACTCGGCGGCGTTGATGGCGCAGCCGCCCAAGCGTCCCGCGGGGCGCACCAAGTTCAAGGAGACGCGGCACCCGGTGTACCGCGGCGTGCGGCGCCGGGGCAGCGCCGGACGGTGGGTCTGCGAGGTGCGCGTCCCCGGCGGCAAGCGCGGCGAGCGGCTCTGGCTCGGCACGCACGCCACCGCTGAGGCCGCCGCGCGCGCGCACGACGCCGGCATGCTCGCGCTGCTAGGCGGCCGCTCCGTCTCCGCCTCCGCCGCGCGCCTCAACTTCGCGGACTCCGCGTGGCTCCTCGCCGTCCCGTCCGCGCTCGCCGACCTCGCCGCGGTCCGGCGCGCGGCGCTCGCCGCCGTCGCGGACTTGCAGCGCCGGGAGGCCACCAGTTGCGTGGCGACCGTCCCCATTTACGAGGCCGACGCCTCCAGCTCGTCCGCGTCGTCTTCAGCGGACGACGCCGGTTCTTCGTCGGCGACGTCCCTGTGTTCTGAACTGGACGGATTGTTCGAGGTGCCGGCAGCTGCACCACTTGGCATGGGAAACGACATGTTCGACTTCGAGTTCGGCATGTCCGGCGAGATAATGGACCTGGGATCCTACTACGCGGACCTCGCGGAGGGGATGCTCCTCGAGCCGCCACAGCCGGAATTCACCGAGGTGTGCTGGGATGGCGGAGCTGATTACGCCGCGCTCTGGAGCTACAACTGA